The Mercurialis annua linkage group LG8, ddMerAnnu1.2, whole genome shotgun sequence genome window below encodes:
- the LOC126661406 gene encoding extensin-2-like: protein MATRSQPGHLYSMLFAVVFCLIATSVVADYKPYDHASPPPPYHPKHYKPSPYYKSSPPPPMHVKHPPYYYKSPPPPKYVKHPPYYYKSPPPPKYVKHPPYYYKSPPPPKYVKPPVYKYKSPPPPKSYYYNSPPPYYYSSPPPPKKSPPPPYYYSSPPPPKKSPPPPYYYSSPPPPKKSPPPPYYYSSPPPPKKSPPPPYYYSSPPPPKKSPPPPYYYSSPPPPKKSPPPPYYYSSPPPPKKSPPPPYYYSSPPPPVKSPPPPYYYSSPPPPKKSPPPPYYYSSPPPPVKSPPPPYYYSSPPPPVKSPPPPYYYSSPPSPVKSPPPPYYYSSPPPPKKSPPPPYYYSSPPPPMKSPPPPYYYSSPPPPKKSPPPPYYYSSPPPPVKSPPPPYYYSSPPPPVKSPPTPYYYSSPPPPVKSPPPPYYYSSPPPPVKSPPPPYYYSSPPPPVKSPPPPYYYSSPPPPKKSPPPPYYYSSPPPPSPSPPPPY from the coding sequence ATGGCAACCCGGAGCCAACCGGGACATTTATATTCAATGCTTTTTGCTGTAGTTTTCTGTCTTATAGCCACTAGTGTGGTGGCTGATTATAAGCCTTATGATCATGCTTCTCCACCCCCACCTTACCATCCTAAACACTACAAGCCTTCTCCATACTATAAAAGCTCTCCACCACCACCAATGCATGTGAAACACCCACCATATTACTATAAATCACCACCCCCTCCAAAATATGTAAAACACCCTCCATATTACTACAAATCGCCACCCCCACCAAAATATGTAAAACACCCGCCGTATTATTATAAGTCGCCGCCTCCGCCAAAATATGTAAAGCCTCCagtgtataaatataaatctcCACCTCCACCAAAATCTTACTACTACAATTCACCTCCTCCGTACTACTACTCATCGCCGCCGCCTCCAAAGAAGTCCCCACCTCCTCCGTACTACTACTCATCGCCGCCGCCCCCGAAGAAGTCCCCACCTCCACCGTACTACTACTCATCGCCGCCGCCCCCGAAGAAGTCCCCACCTCCACCGTACTACTACTCATCGCCGCCGCCCCCGAAGAAGTCCCCACCTCCACCGTACTACTACTCATCGCCGCCGCCCCCGAAGAAGTCCCCACCTCCACCGTACTACTACTCATCGCCGCCGCCCCCGAAGAAGTCCCCACCTCCACCGTACTACTACTCATCGCCGCCGCCCCCGAAGAAGTCTCCACCTCCTCCGTACTACTACTCATCGCCGCCGCCTCCGGTGAAGTCCCCACCTCCTCCGTACTACTACTCATCGCCGCCGCCTCCAAAGAAGTCCCCACCTCCACCGTACTACTACTCATCGCCGCCGCCTCCAGTGAAGTCCCCACCTCCTCCGTACTACTACTCATCGCCGCCGCCTCCAGTGAAGTCCCCACCTCCTCCGTACTACTACTCATCGCCGCCGTCTCCAGTGAAGTCCCCACCTCCTCCGTACTACTACTCATCGCCGCCGCCTCCAAAGAAGTCCCCACCTCCACCGTACTACTACTCATCGCCGCCGCCTCCAATGAAGTCCCCACCTCCTCCGTACTACTACTCATCGCCGCCGCCTCCAAAGAAGTCCCCACCTCCACCGTACTACTACTCATCGCCGCCGCCTCCAGTGAAGTCCCCACCTCCTCCGTACTACTACTCATCGCCGCCGCCTCCAGTGAAGTCCCCACCTACTCCGTACTACTACTCATCGCCGCCGCCTCCAGTGAAGTCCCCACCTCCACCGTACTACTACTCATCGCCGCCGCCTCCAGTGAAGTCCCCACCTCCTCCGTACTACTACTCATCGCCGCCGCCTCCAGTGAAGTCCCCACCTCCTCCGTACTACTATTCATCGCCGCCGCCTCCAAAAAAATCCCCACCTCCTCCTTACTATTACAGTTCCCCACCTCCACCATCACCTTCACCCCCTCCTCCTTACTAA